Below is a window of Chryseobacterium arthrosphaerae DNA.
CCTGGGTATCTATGAGGAGTTCTTTCTGCCCGATCTGCACCATGGCATCTGTAATGGAAGCATCCCCGTGCGGGTGATATTTCATCGTATTTCCTACGATATTGGCCACCTTATTATAACGGCCGTCTTCCAGTTCCCGCATAGAGTGCATAATTCTTCGCTGAACGGGCTTTAATCCGTCATACACCGAAGGGATAGCCCTATCCAAAATTACATAGGAAGCATAATCCAGAAACCAGTCTTTATAGAGACCGGAAACTTTCTTCAGGCTTTCTCCCTCATGCGAATATTCTTCTGTCGTCATCTGTTTCTTTAATCGTTTTTCTCTTTATTAGCTTTTACTACTTTGTTCAGAGAGATTTTTAAATCGTTTACTTCTTTTCTGGTCAAATAAGAAATCTGATATTTCAGCATGGTAGAGCCACTATTCTTACTTGAAACGGTAATGTACAGTCTTTTGATAAAGAACATACTGATTACATCATATTTTATCAGCTTATATTTCGGAAATTCATCGTGAAGGGGCTTGCTTAAAAAGGGAATAACATTCCTGTTTTTAAAGTTAAGAGCTTCTCCGTCACTGTCATATTCGAATATCTGCCGTCCGCTAAGATGAAAAATCACCAGCAGAAAAACGGGAACAATAATCAATAAATAACTTTCATTTCCTAGCGCATTGAATCTGTATTTATTGGCCATAAATACCAATATTCCAAATACCACCATCATCAAAAGCAAAGTGCTCAAAGAGTTATAGACTGATGCTTTATTACGGTTACTTAATCTCATTTTTGATTTTTGGGTTGTAAGTCTTTTAAAATTTTCTTACTTCATCCAAAATGTGTTTTTATTGATAATCTGTGTCGTTTTCACGACTCTGTTTCTATCCGGTTGCTACTTCATCCAGTATTTGTTTTTTATCGATATCGCTATCATCTTCCACCACAAGGTTTTCAAGAATAAAGGTCTGCCTGTCCGGAGTATTTTTCCCCATATAGAATTCCAGGAGCTGATCTATGGTCTGATCTTTTCCAACCACTACAGGCTCCAGACGGATATCTTTACCGATAAAATGCTTGAATTCATCCGGAGAAATCTCCCCAAGTCCTTTGAATCGGGTAATTTCAGGGTTTTTCCCAAGCTCATTCAGTGCCTTTACTCTTTCCGTTTCTGAATAGCAGTATCTTGTTTCCTTTTTGTTTCGGACTCTGAATAATGGAGTCTGCAGGATGTAAAGGTGTCCGTTTTTGATCAGATCCGGGAAGAACTGCAGGAAGAATGTAATCATCAGCAGGCGGATGTGCATCCCATCTACATCGGCATCGGTAGCAATGATCACCTGGTTGTATCTCAGGTCTTCCAGACTTTCCTCAATATTCAGGGCTGCCTGAAGCAGGTTGAATTCTTCATTCTCATACACTACCTTCTTGGTAAGTCCGTAGCAGTTCAGCGGTTTACCTTTCAGTGAAAATACAGCCTGTGTTTCCACATCCCTGGATTTTGTAATGGATCCGGATGCTGAATCTCCCTCAGTAATGAAGATTTGGGTATCACCCTTTCTTTCTGCTTTCTGATCATTGTAATGCTGTCTGCAGTCACGAAGCTTTTTGTTGTGAAGAGAGACCTTCTTGGCTCTTTCCCTTGCCAGTTTCTGGATTCCTGAAAGTTCTTTTCTTTCTCTTTCGGAAATTAAAATCTTTCTCTGGATGGCTTCTGCAATTTCCGGATTCTTATGCAGGAAATTGTCGAGTTTGCTTTTCAGGAAATCGATGATAAAGGTTCTTACCGTAGGTCCGTTAGGTCCCATATCGTTAGATCCCAGTTTTGTTTTGGTCTGAGATTCAAAAACAGGTTCCTCAACATTGATGGAAATAGCGGCGATGATCGATTTTCTGATATCGGAAGCATCGAAACTTTTATTAAAAAATTCACGAACTGTTTTCACATATGCTTCACGGAATGCATTCAGGTGAGTTCCTCCCTGTGTGGTATTCTGTCCGTTTACGAATGAAAAATAAGTTTCCGTCTGGGATTTGTCAGAATGGGTAATGGCTACTTCAATATCATCATCTTTCAGGTGAATGATCGGGTACAGAATATCGCTCTCCAGTTCTTCTTCCAAAAGATCCTTCAGACCGTTTTCAGAAAAATAGGTTTCTCCGTTGAAAAGAATTTTCAGTCCCGGATTCAGGTAGGCGTAATTGCGGAGCATTCTCTCGATATACTCTTTTCTGTATTTGAAATGCAGGAAAATTTCCCCATCCGGAATGAAGGAGATTTCCGTACCGTTTCTGTCAGAAGTATCTTTCTCTTCAAAGTTTTCTTTGATAAGGCCACGGGAGAATTCCGCAGCTTTCATCTTCCCGTCACGGAAAGAGCGCACCCTGAAATAATCAGAAAGTGCATTCACTGCTTTGGTACCGACCCCATTCAATCCTACAGATTTTTTGAACGCTTTACTGTCGTACTTACCTCCGGTATTCATTTTGGATACGGCATCTACCACTTTCCCCAGCGGTATGCCACGTCCAAAATCACGGATGGTAACTTTACCATCGTCAAGTTTTATTTCGATTCTTTTACCTGCTCTCATCCTGAACTCATCAATGGAGTTATCCAGGATTTCTTTAAGCAGAATATAAATACCGTCATCAGCAGATGACCCGTCACCAAGCTTCCCGATGTACATGCCGGGACGCAGACGGATATGTTCCTGCCAATCGAGGGTTCTGATATTATCTTCTGAATAGGTTGGATTTATTTCTTGTGACATATATGATTTCAGCAAACATACAAAAATACGAAATTGTCTAAAATTATGCGAATTTTTTCACTTTGTTTTTTTTAACATTTCGCACTCAATATTGCAGTATTATCAAACAAATTCTATAATTTAAGCGATTATTCCATTGAACGTGAAAAAAATAATATTCTTCTGTTTATTTTATTCCCTGTCACTTTCAGTTTCATTATGCACAGCCCAGATCCCCGGAATGGTACATTATAGTGAAGCGGATGGTCTCAACAGTTCTTATACCTACCATTTGAGACAGGATCAGAACGGTTTTATCTGGATAGGCAGCGACAATGGACTGTTCAGGTTTGACGGCAAAGATTTTAAGCAGTATGGTAAAGCAGAGGGATTGAAAAATATTGATATTATATCCTGTGAACCGTTACCCAATAATGAAATTTTTATTCTCCCGTTCTTAAATGATTTTGCTTATCTTAAAAACGGGCGGGTGATCAATTTAGATCTTAATGATCATCTGAAAAACCAATTCTCCGGCTCTATTCCCAAAATCACCCGCAACGGGAACAGGCTCTATCTGTATGGTACACAGAATCCCCGCAATATTTTTATCTACGAAAACGGAAAAGTAAAGAAAACCCCGGTTCTTTTAGAGTACAAAAACAGGAAGCTTTCAACGTTGCAATACGACTTCAGCACTCAGAATTTATATTTAAATGAATCTGCAACAGGTAAGGTCATCATCTACAACCTTATCAGCGGGCAGGAGAAAGAGATCAGAATAGATAAGGGCAACATGATCTGTGAAAAGGGCGATTTTTTTGTATTTCAGGATAAGTTGAAAATTACGGTTTATTATCGTTCCGGTCTATATCAGATGAAAAAACTATATTCCTATGATACAAAAGAGTATATCTTCTATGGGGTTATAGACAAAAATAACAAGCTATGGCTTAATATACAGAACGGAGGGGTGCTGTACTTTAACCAGGCTCTTTCTGAACAGAAAAAAGATCCGGAGCCTCCTGTAAAAATACTAAGTGACCATGTCATTAATAATGTCCTGGTGGATAAGGCTGATAATGTCTGGTTTAATTCCCGGAACAGCGGTATCTTTTTTATCAGCAAAGCACTTTTCAGTAACCATATCAATTTATCGATAAAAAGCAATACGGAATACATCAAAGCAATTGCAAAGGACAGCGAAAACATTATTCTGGGCCATAACAGATCGTCAGGAGCCATTATCGGGAAAAACAGTAAAATACAACCTATCATCCTGGATAAGAACGATAAAGATGAAAACAAATCGGTGTATATTCATGGTAATGTTTCAATTTTCGGACTGGCCAGCAAAATTATCATTCATGATATAGCCCAAAACAAAAATACAACCCTGGACTACAGCTTAAAGAACATCGTTCCGTACACCAGTGATTCTGTATTCTTCTGCACAGCCCACAGCTTGCTGGTATATGATTTACGTACCCGGAAAACCAGTTCCCTTCTGAACGAAAGAGTATACAATGTTCTGCCCTATACAAAGGATGATCTGTTGGTAGGTTCTTTCAGTGACCTCTATAAGTTCAACATCAAAACCGGAAAAAAGACCTTATTCCTCAAAGGATATTATTTTACAGATCTTAAAAAATTACGGAACAACCTTTACGTGGGGGCTACCAACCTCAATGGTATCATTATTTTCAATGATAAGGGTATTGTAAAGAAGATTGATAAAAAAGACGGACTGATCAACGAACAGATAAAAAAAATAGAAGTAGAAAACAGTAATACCCTCTGGGCAAGCACCAATTCCGGAATATCCAGAATTGAACTTACTGCCAATAAACCCCTCATCACCCATCTTACACAGACAGACGGGCTGCCTTCCAATGCTGTTTCAGGCTGTGTCATCAGAAATGATACTATTTTCATAGGTACCTCTAAAGGACTGGGAATCTTTGCCATAAAAAAATTGCTGGCGCAGGAAAAATCCATTCCGGAAAAAGTGATCATCAATTCCGTAACGATTGAAAATAATGAATACTATCAGCCAAACAGGCCTCTTTCCGGGCATTCCAACCACCATGTCATTTTCAACCTCAGTTTTCCTGATTATGCTTCACAGGGGAAGATAAGCTATCAATATAAAGTGGAAGGTCTTGATGATACCTGGCAGGTAAGCAGTTCTCCGAAAATCATATTCAATTCTATCCCTCCCGGAAAGTATGTATTCAGGGTCTATGGGTTAGGATACAACGGAAAACCATCTTATACCTCTTCAGCACTGGCCTTCGAAATCAGGCCCAGGTTCTGGCAGACATGGTGGTTCAGGCTTACTTTGGGAATCTGTACTGTCATGGCTATTATTACTGTCATCAGTTACCAGCTGCAGAAAAAGCGGAATAAAAAACTGGAAAAAATCTATCATGAAAAGAAGATCGCAGAACTGGAGCTGCAAGCTATCAAAGCACAGATCAATCCGCATTTCATTTACAATTGTCTGAATTCTATCAAATACCTGCTGTTCAAAGAAGACTATCAGGAAACGGAAAATTATCTGGACAGCTTTTCCCAATTGATCCGGAAGACCCTGCATTATTCAGAAAAAACCTTTATTCCTGTAGAGGAGGAAGCAGAATACCTTTCCCTGTATATGAATATGGAAAAACTACGCCAGGACGACCTTTTTGATTATGAAATCCATATTTCTGAAAGTGTTGACAAAAAGTGGGTTATTCCCTCCTTATTAATCCAGCCCTTCGTGGAGAACGCCATTAAACACGGTATGCCGGACCTGAATGTTGTAAAAGGATTCGTCAAAGTATCTTTTGATCACAGGGATTCCACGCTTTGTATAACGATTGAAGATAACGGCCCGGGAATCAGGGCTAAAAACCGCTCTGTTGCGGATACCGACTCTTTCGGATTAAAATTATCCCATAAAAGGATCAAAACCTTCCAACAGCTTTTTGAAACAAACATAGTATTGACAATCAATAATATCAACGAAAAACAAACCTATCCCGGAACCCGGATTAAAATATACATAAGCCCTTATGAAAACAAAAATACAGGCCTGCATCATTGATGATGAAAAGCATGGCAGAGATTATATTGCATTACTGATCCAAAAGGAATTCCCTGAATTTGAAATTGTCTTTCAGGCATCCGGTATTGAGGATTCCTACAAAAGTCTTTTAAAAAATACTCCGGATATCATTTTTTTAGATATACAGCTTAAGGAAGGGACTGCTTTCGATCTCCTGCTGAAGTTTAAAGAGATTCCTTCCCAGATTATTTTTATTACCGCTTATGAAAACTATGCCATCCAGGCGATCAGGAACGGGGCAACCGATTATCTTTTAAAGCCGATCAAAAAAATCGATTTTATTTTTGCGGTCAATAAAGCCCTGGAAAATATAAAGAAGGTACAGCCCGTCCATAACCCGCTGCAGGATAGCAAAATCATACTTTCTACCCTTCAGGGGTTCAAGGTAATCAATATTGCCGATATTATTCATTGCGAGGCAGATTCAAGCTATACTACGTTTTATCTTGTCAATAAAACAAAAATAATGGTATCCAAAACCCTGCACGATTTTGAACGGATTCTTCCCTGCCTTAATTTTTTCAGAATCCATCATAAACACCTTATCAATGTGGATCATCTCCAGGAGTATATCAAAGGCAGAGGCGGCCAGGTGGTAATGAGTGACGGCTCTGTTCTGGATGTATCTTTCCGCAGAAAAAATGATTTCCTGCATAAAATAGGAACTATAGAATAATATCAATATTCAGTTGTGATATATATAATTGTTTCCAAAACCTTTGGGTTTAGCAGCTGCTGTCAGAGGGAAAGCCCGGACTTTATGCCGGACTGCTTTCTAACCGGCCTATTATCCTCTTCAGCATAGAAGGCACAATCAGCTTATGAAAGGGGCGTACCGGAAGGAAGTACAGGATGCCCAGCCAGTTATGAAATTTTACCGTTGTGGAAATGGTCAGTGAATTTTCATTCTTCCCTGCCTTTTGCCTGTCAAATAAAAGGGAAACCCTGAAATCAAGGTGCTTATCATCTTCCCCGATAACGATTTCGTTATCCGTTTTGCTAAACACTTTGAAAAGCCCGAACTGATCCCCCACCTCGCACTTAAAGTTTTGTGGATCCTTTTGACTTCCGATGTCATCACCTGTTTTCAGCCCGAACAGTTTAACTGTTTTATTTCTGAGGGCAAACATTTTCTTTCCCCACCGGGGTCCGCTGGTAAAGAATGCTTTTCCGACTTCCGTAATATCAATATTCCGGCTGTCCGTAAGCTCACCTTCAAAACTATCTATGTAATCAAAATCCTTTTTTCCTGTGAACAGAACAGACTTTTCAGGAAACTCAGTCTTCTTAATTTTCGTTATCATTGGTATTAATTGGCTTGTTTGCCTAACAAATGTAGGGATTTGAAAGCAGATCCAAAAGAAAAAACCAAACAAATGTTTAATTAAATTCTGATTCCAATTTTCATGATAAACAATTCAAATAAAATATAATTTATTCTCTTAAATAACTATGGTGAAAATTATATTTAATGTACATTATAAAAGATCATATTCTTTTTAAACTCAATTTTATTTATTAATGTAAAATAAAGTATTTCAACTATTTAACATAAATAAATAATTCTCACTCATGATGAATTATTTTATATTTTTGGTTTAATAACTATTTATAAAAAAACAAATATGAAAAAAACAATTTTACTAGGCACTTTCTTAATCGCCGGTATCGTAAGTGCATTTCCTTTTAGAACTTCATGTGGTACGGTTGTTCAAGTCAGCCAGACAATTGCTAATAACATGTCTTTAGACCAGTTGGCAAACTACCTTGGTGATGTAAATGGTGAAACATGTCCGGGTTCAGGACCGGTTATTGTTAAAATTTATTACCATTAATAAACAAAAAGTCCATTGATTACCGCCATCAGCCTGGCGGTTTCTTTATTTAATAAAAGGATTAAAAAATGAAAAAGGTTATATTACTATTCTATCTGTTAATGATTACAACCATTTTTTCTCAGAAAAAATTTGATGTGGTTTATGAGGCCGGTTATAAACTGGATTATAAGCTTTCTAACGGGAGCAATTACAGGAAAGAAACAACATTTGCCCTTCTTATTAATGAAAACGCATCCTTTTTTAAGGATTTACACAGGTATATTTCTGATTCTTTAATGGTGGAAAAAAAACTCAATACAATTGAAGAAGCTATGAAATACAATACAGATTTCCGGGGATATATCGGAACAACATCTGCCAAGTTATATGTAACGGATGAAATCAATTACACCTATTTCGGATATGAGGAGCCCAATAATATTAACTGGAAAATTAAAAATGAATTCAAAACAGTGGCCGGGTACAAATGTCAAAAAGCAGAAACCACCAAATACGGCAGGACATGGATAGCCTGGTTTGCCTCCGACATTCCTTTTCAATATGGTCCCTATAAATTTAACGGACTCCCTGGCTTAATCACTGAAGTATACGATCTTAAAGATGATTATCATTATACTTTATATTCCTTTAGAAAAAGAAAATATACCTGCAGATCAGCCAATATTGCTACGAACGTTAAAAGTCTGACAAAAGAAAAATTTGCAGAAGTTTTAAAAAACAGACTGGCTGGTAAAATGAGATTGCATGAACAGTATATTGAAAACAAAGATGATATTGAAATGCTAAGGCGGAATGCTGCTAAGGCTGAGAAAAATTATAATCCTATTGAATTAAGTATATACTAAAAACATCTTTTAAAGGTATTTTTTTATTTAAAAGAATACGATTAAATTTTATGTTATATGGTAATTTTAAGTCAATTGTATTCACTTATCATGAACTATCCTCCTTAATACAAGTTAATTATTAATCAATACCCTTACTTTATTTTAAATATTCATTAAATTGGGACCACAAAAAATTTCCCTATGATACAACTTCCTTTATCTAAACTTTCTAATGTAGGAACTACTATTTTCAGCCAGATGACCCAACTCGCCAATGAGAATGAAGCGATTAATCTTTCTCAGGGATTCCCAGATTTCATGCCTGATGAAGAGCTGCTGAACCATGTGGATCATTTCATTAAAAAAGGGTTCAATCAATATGCTCCACTGGGAGGAATAATCGGTTTAAAAGAAGAAATCGCAAGGAAAATTGAGAACAGCCATCAGGCGGTTTATCATCCCGATACCGAAATCACTGTAACTGCAGGAGGTACCCAGGCTTTATTTACAGCAATTGCCGCTTTCGTGAAAAAAGAGGATGAAGTGATCATTTTTGAGCCTGCTTATGATTGTTATGAGCCTACTGTAGAGCTTTTCGGAGGAATTGTTAAACGTTTTGAGATGAAAGCCCCGGATTATACAATCGATTGGAAGGCGGTTAAAAACCTTATCACCGAAAACACCAAAATGATCATCCTTAATAATCCGAATAACCCGTCAGGAAGAATCCTTAAAGAAGAAGATATTCAGGAACTCATTCAGCTGGTTAAAGGAACTTCCATCCTTATTCTAAGTGATGAAGTGTATGAAAATATTGTTTTTGACGGGAAAAAACATATCAGCATCTGCCAATATCCTGAGCTTAAAGAAAGAAGCCTTCTGGTAGCCTCTTTCGGAAAACTGTTTCACGTGACGGGCTGGAAGGTCGGTTATTGTGCAGCTCCGAAGAATTTAACAGATGAATTCAGGAAGGTACATCAGTTCAATGTTTTCTGCGTCAACACTCCTATTCAGCTTGCTTTGGCAGAATATATGAAAAATGAAGAACATTATACCCACCTGAACCAATTCTTCCAGGAGAAAAGGGATTTTCTGAGAAACGGGCTTTCCGGAACTTCATTTGAGCTGCTGGACTGTGAAGGCACTTATTTTCAGGCTGTGAAATACACCAAGATCTCTGATAAAGATGATTTTGATTTCGCCAGAGAGTTTACCATTCAGCATAAAGTAGCCAGTGTTCCTTTCTCTTCATTTTATAAAAACAAACTGAATGAACATGTGATCAGACTATGTTTTGCTAAAAAACAGGAAACCCTGGAAAGGGCAATTGAGAATCTCTCCAAAGTATAAACTTCAATGCTTTATCGAAAAAACCATTGATCAGCAACTTAGTTGCTGATCAAACTATGTCGCTATGTGGTTAAATCGCATGCTTCATACAGAATCACTATTGGCTATTTTTTCTTAAACCGGTGATTTATTGTTATATTTTTCTTATATTCGTCTTACTAACTAATTAAAAATCAAAACCATGAAAAACAAATCTTTCTTGAAAGGGAAACTGCTGGGCAGATCAGCCTTAAGCTTAGTGAAAGGATCCGGTTTTAAAATATGCTATGATGCAGGGTACGGAGAATGTATGGACCGGGGCAGATTTTGTGAGGAACCTCAATGCAAAACCCCTTTTCCATAAAGCAAAAAACTTAAAACCAAAACCATAATTATTATGAAAAATCACATGTTGCCCCAAGGGAAAAAACTGAACAAAAAACAATTGAATACCATCTAGGGAGGCCGTAAAATATGTATTCCACCAGGATATACAGAATGTGCCGAGTTTGGAAAATACTGTGGCGAACCTGAATGCCAGGTACCCCCTATTCTTGTATAAATCAAAATCAATCGTATGAATAAAGGAAAAAAACTGAATAAGAAGGAGCTGAAAGCCATCAGTGGCGGATCGGTTATCAGAACATGTACCGATTCTTCGGGAAAGTGCAGGATCTACGGCTATGAATGCCGTGAAAAGAAGTGCCAGCCACTGGAGCCCATTGAGCCTCTGGAGCCTATCGGAACCATTATTATTGAATGATGATCATAAAAAGAACCAACCTTTCTACAGGTTGGTTCTTTATCTTTTATGAATGATGTACGGTAACAGCCTTTACAGAAACATTCCTCCTGAAACTTCAATTCTCTGACCATTGATCCAGCCTGCATCGTCTGTACACAGGAAGGCCACTACCCCGCCAATATCATCCGGCAGCCCTACTCTTCCCAAAGCTGTAGCCCCGGCCACCATTGCATTGATTTCTTCATTATCTCTCACTCTTCCGCCTCCGAAATCCGTTTCTACCGCACCGGGAGCAATGACATTGGCTTTGATCTTTCTTGGTCCCAATTCTTTGGCCATATATTTTGTAAGCATTTCCACCCCTGCTTTTACAGAGCCGTATACTGATGAACCAGGAGTTGCAAACCTTGCCAACCCCGAAGAAACATTTACAATTCCACCTCCGTCATTGATGTAAGGCAGCAGTTTCTGGGTGAGGAAAAATACTCCTTTGAAATGGATGTCTACTATGTCATCAAGCTGTTCTTCGGTGACATCGGTAATGGGTGAATATAAAGCGGTTCCGGCATTGTTGATAAGAAAATCAATATTGGGACTGCCGGTATTTTCCTTCACATGGTCTGTCACTTCTTTTACAAAGGCATCAAAGCTTTTACTGTTTTTCGTATCCAGCTGAAAAGCCACCGCATTCTGTCCCATTGCTTTAATTTCACTTACTACAGCGTCCGCTTCTTCTCTGTTACTTCTGTAGGTAATGATAACGTCCAATCCTTTCTGAGCAATTTTAAGGGCAGCATTTTTACCCAATCCGCGGCTTCCTCCTGTTACCAGGGCAATATTCGTTTTTGTGTTCATTTTTATTTTGATTATTGTGATGGTACAAAGTTGGGATATTTCTGTGAAGGCCTGTTTGCCTGAATCAATCTAAAATTTGCAAAATTCAAATTATGAACGGAATTCCAAAGGGGTGAAGGAGGTTTTTCTTTTAAAGAAGTTGGAGAAGTGGGCTATTTCTTCAAATCCTAAGGCATGAGAGATTTCGGATACATTCCATTTCGTCTGTTTTAAAAGTATTTTTGCTTCCTGGATGATGCGGTCTGAGATAAGCTCTGTAGTTGTTTTTCCGGTACTTTCTTTTAATCTTTTATTTAAGTAATTCACATGAACTGCCAGCCGCTCTGCATAGTCTTTGGCTGTTCTGAGCTGCAGCTTCTGTTCCCAGGATTCTATGGGAAACTGTCTTTCCAACAGTTCGATGAATAAGGAAACAACCCTCATGGATGCATCGTTGGATGCTGATATTCTGGTTGCCGGCTGTAGTTTTTGCCCATAATGAATCAGCTCCAGCACATAATTCCTGATCAGGTCATATTTAAAGACATAATCTGAATCTATTTCTTTTTTTATTTTCTTGAAAAGGATTTCAATCTCTTCTGCAAGATCGTCATCTATTTCAAAAACAGGAACCCCTCCCGGCTGGAATATCGGCA
It encodes the following:
- a CDS encoding DNA topoisomerase IV subunit B, translated to MSQEINPTYSEDNIRTLDWQEHIRLRPGMYIGKLGDGSSADDGIYILLKEILDNSIDEFRMRAGKRIEIKLDDGKVTIRDFGRGIPLGKVVDAVSKMNTGGKYDSKAFKKSVGLNGVGTKAVNALSDYFRVRSFRDGKMKAAEFSRGLIKENFEEKDTSDRNGTEISFIPDGEIFLHFKYRKEYIERMLRNYAYLNPGLKILFNGETYFSENGLKDLLEEELESDILYPIIHLKDDDIEVAITHSDKSQTETYFSFVNGQNTTQGGTHLNAFREAYVKTVREFFNKSFDASDIRKSIIAAISINVEEPVFESQTKTKLGSNDMGPNGPTVRTFIIDFLKSKLDNFLHKNPEIAEAIQRKILISERERKELSGIQKLARERAKKVSLHNKKLRDCRQHYNDQKAERKGDTQIFITEGDSASGSITKSRDVETQAVFSLKGKPLNCYGLTKKVVYENEEFNLLQAALNIEESLEDLRYNQVIIATDADVDGMHIRLLMITFFLQFFPDLIKNGHLYILQTPLFRVRNKKETRYCYSETERVKALNELGKNPEITRFKGLGEISPDEFKHFIGKDIRLEPVVVGKDQTIDQLLEFYMGKNTPDRQTFILENLVVEDDSDIDKKQILDEVATG
- a CDS encoding sensor histidine kinase, which translates into the protein MVHYSEADGLNSSYTYHLRQDQNGFIWIGSDNGLFRFDGKDFKQYGKAEGLKNIDIISCEPLPNNEIFILPFLNDFAYLKNGRVINLDLNDHLKNQFSGSIPKITRNGNRLYLYGTQNPRNIFIYENGKVKKTPVLLEYKNRKLSTLQYDFSTQNLYLNESATGKVIIYNLISGQEKEIRIDKGNMICEKGDFFVFQDKLKITVYYRSGLYQMKKLYSYDTKEYIFYGVIDKNNKLWLNIQNGGVLYFNQALSEQKKDPEPPVKILSDHVINNVLVDKADNVWFNSRNSGIFFISKALFSNHINLSIKSNTEYIKAIAKDSENIILGHNRSSGAIIGKNSKIQPIILDKNDKDENKSVYIHGNVSIFGLASKIIIHDIAQNKNTTLDYSLKNIVPYTSDSVFFCTAHSLLVYDLRTRKTSSLLNERVYNVLPYTKDDLLVGSFSDLYKFNIKTGKKTLFLKGYYFTDLKKLRNNLYVGATNLNGIIIFNDKGIVKKIDKKDGLINEQIKKIEVENSNTLWASTNSGISRIELTANKPLITHLTQTDGLPSNAVSGCVIRNDTIFIGTSKGLGIFAIKKLLAQEKSIPEKVIINSVTIENNEYYQPNRPLSGHSNHHVIFNLSFPDYASQGKISYQYKVEGLDDTWQVSSSPKIIFNSIPPGKYVFRVYGLGYNGKPSYTSSALAFEIRPRFWQTWWFRLTLGICTVMAIITVISYQLQKKRNKKLEKIYHEKKIAELELQAIKAQINPHFIYNCLNSIKYLLFKEDYQETENYLDSFSQLIRKTLHYSEKTFIPVEEEAEYLSLYMNMEKLRQDDLFDYEIHISESVDKKWVIPSLLIQPFVENAIKHGMPDLNVVKGFVKVSFDHRDSTLCITIEDNGPGIRAKNRSVADTDSFGLKLSHKRIKTFQQLFETNIVLTINNINEKQTYPGTRIKIYISPYENKNTGLHH
- a CDS encoding LytR/AlgR family response regulator transcription factor encodes the protein MKTKIQACIIDDEKHGRDYIALLIQKEFPEFEIVFQASGIEDSYKSLLKNTPDIIFLDIQLKEGTAFDLLLKFKEIPSQIIFITAYENYAIQAIRNGATDYLLKPIKKIDFIFAVNKALENIKKVQPVHNPLQDSKIILSTLQGFKVINIADIIHCEADSSYTTFYLVNKTKIMVSKTLHDFERILPCLNFFRIHHKHLINVDHLQEYIKGRGGQVVMSDGSVLDVSFRRKNDFLHKIGTIE
- a CDS encoding DUF2867 domain-containing protein; this translates as MITKIKKTEFPEKSVLFTGKKDFDYIDSFEGELTDSRNIDITEVGKAFFTSGPRWGKKMFALRNKTVKLFGLKTGDDIGSQKDPQNFKCEVGDQFGLFKVFSKTDNEIVIGEDDKHLDFRVSLLFDRQKAGKNENSLTISTTVKFHNWLGILYFLPVRPFHKLIVPSMLKRIIGRLESSPA
- a CDS encoding GLPGLI family protein, which codes for MKKVILLFYLLMITTIFSQKKFDVVYEAGYKLDYKLSNGSNYRKETTFALLINENASFFKDLHRYISDSLMVEKKLNTIEEAMKYNTDFRGYIGTTSAKLYVTDEINYTYFGYEEPNNINWKIKNEFKTVAGYKCQKAETTKYGRTWIAWFASDIPFQYGPYKFNGLPGLITEVYDLKDDYHYTLYSFRKRKYTCRSANIATNVKSLTKEKFAEVLKNRLAGKMRLHEQYIENKDDIEMLRRNAAKAEKNYNPIELSIY
- a CDS encoding methionine aminotransferase — its product is MIQLPLSKLSNVGTTIFSQMTQLANENEAINLSQGFPDFMPDEELLNHVDHFIKKGFNQYAPLGGIIGLKEEIARKIENSHQAVYHPDTEITVTAGGTQALFTAIAAFVKKEDEVIIFEPAYDCYEPTVELFGGIVKRFEMKAPDYTIDWKAVKNLITENTKMIILNNPNNPSGRILKEEDIQELIQLVKGTSILILSDEVYENIVFDGKKHISICQYPELKERSLLVASFGKLFHVTGWKVGYCAAPKNLTDEFRKVHQFNVFCVNTPIQLALAEYMKNEEHYTHLNQFFQEKRDFLRNGLSGTSFELLDCEGTYFQAVKYTKISDKDDFDFAREFTIQHKVASVPFSSFYKNKLNEHVIRLCFAKKQETLERAIENLSKV
- a CDS encoding bacteriocin encodes the protein MNKGKKLNKKELKAISGGSVIRTCTDSSGKCRIYGYECREKKCQPLEPIEPLEPIGTIIIE
- a CDS encoding SDR family NAD(P)-dependent oxidoreductase; this encodes MNTKTNIALVTGGSRGLGKNAALKIAQKGLDVIITYRSNREEADAVVSEIKAMGQNAVAFQLDTKNSKSFDAFVKEVTDHVKENTGSPNIDFLINNAGTALYSPITDVTEEQLDDIVDIHFKGVFFLTQKLLPYINDGGGIVNVSSGLARFATPGSSVYGSVKAGVEMLTKYMAKELGPRKIKANVIAPGAVETDFGGGRVRDNEEINAMVAGATALGRVGLPDDIGGVVAFLCTDDAGWINGQRIEVSGGMFL
- a CDS encoding helix-turn-helix domain-containing protein; the encoded protein is MEKIAYTSLEDFYREMAAKLGKDLESIFPKGLHKDIGHFNVFDIAQTIEKVKTTAEMPYNRRKYYKISFIRGKNRAEYADKVISIKQNALLFATPKVPYHWIPEDSEQSGSFCVFTEDFFIKDKSYYHLEDLPIFQPGGVPVFEIDDDLAEEIEILFKKIKKEIDSDYVFKYDLIRNYVLELIHYGQKLQPATRISASNDASMRVVSLFIELLERQFPIESWEQKLQLRTAKDYAERLAVHVNYLNKRLKESTGKTTTELISDRIIQEAKILLKQTKWNVSEISHALGFEEIAHFSNFFKRKTSFTPLEFRS